The Pseudomonas azotoformans genome has a segment encoding these proteins:
- a CDS encoding PepSY-associated TM helix domain-containing protein: MSTQKISFYNLAWRWHFYAGLFVAPFMVLLALTGIIYLFKPQLDPLMYGELLKVQTAEHALSADEQLQRAKAAYPNAAISKYLPPADATSSAQFVMHNGGREVNVFVDPYRGTVLGEQDSKYNLQAIARALHGELMIGTVGDRLVELAAGWGVMLVVSGLYLWWPRGKSSAGVLWPRVNSRGRVFWRDMHAVTGFWGASLLLVMLLSGMTWTGFWGKQYADLWNTFPAAMWNNVPQSDQQARVLNTASQQTVPWAMENTPMPMSGDHAEHMNHGAMHSGPAAPTLRLQQVVDLANARHVEPGYSITFPTTAEGVFTVAVFANDPRNDATLHVDQYTGKVLADVRWEHYNLVARATETGVMLHEGKMFGWVNQLIVLLICLMILLSAVSGVVIWWKRRPHGGLGVPPLRHDLPKWKTAMVIMLALAIIFPLVGASLILVWALDRLVLSRFFAQRESASGSA; the protein is encoded by the coding sequence ATGAGCACTCAAAAGATTTCCTTCTACAACCTGGCCTGGCGCTGGCACTTCTACGCCGGCCTGTTCGTCGCCCCTTTCATGGTGCTGCTGGCACTGACCGGCATCATCTACCTGTTCAAACCCCAACTCGACCCGCTGATGTACGGCGAACTGCTCAAGGTCCAAACCGCCGAGCACGCCCTGAGCGCCGACGAGCAACTGCAGCGCGCCAAAGCTGCTTACCCTAACGCTGCGATCAGCAAATACCTGCCCCCGGCCGACGCCACCAGCAGTGCACAATTCGTGATGCACAACGGAGGCCGCGAAGTGAACGTGTTCGTCGATCCCTATCGCGGCACGGTCCTCGGCGAGCAGGACTCGAAATACAACCTGCAAGCCATCGCCCGCGCCCTGCACGGCGAGCTGATGATCGGCACCGTCGGTGATCGCCTGGTGGAACTCGCCGCCGGTTGGGGTGTGATGCTGGTGGTGTCGGGCCTGTACCTGTGGTGGCCGCGCGGCAAGTCCTCGGCGGGTGTTCTATGGCCTCGCGTCAACAGTCGTGGCCGGGTGTTCTGGCGCGATATGCACGCAGTCACCGGTTTCTGGGGCGCGTCATTGCTGCTGGTGATGTTACTCAGCGGCATGACCTGGACCGGTTTCTGGGGCAAGCAATACGCTGATTTGTGGAACACCTTTCCGGCGGCAATGTGGAACAACGTGCCGCAGTCCGATCAGCAGGCGCGCGTCCTCAATACCGCCAGCCAACAGACCGTGCCCTGGGCCATGGAAAACACGCCGATGCCGATGTCCGGCGACCACGCCGAACACATGAACCACGGCGCCATGCACTCGGGTCCGGCGGCGCCCACCTTGCGCTTGCAGCAGGTGGTCGACCTGGCCAATGCACGTCACGTCGAGCCCGGCTACAGCATCACCTTCCCCACCACCGCCGAAGGTGTATTCACCGTCGCGGTGTTCGCCAACGACCCACGCAATGACGCCACCCTGCACGTGGACCAATACACCGGCAAGGTGCTGGCCGATGTGCGTTGGGAACATTACAACCTGGTCGCGCGGGCCACCGAGACCGGCGTGATGCTGCACGAAGGCAAGATGTTCGGCTGGGTCAATCAGCTGATCGTGCTGCTGATCTGCCTGATGATTTTGCTCAGCGCCGTCAGTGGCGTGGTGATCTGGTGGAAGCGTCGGCCTCATGGCGGGCTGGGCGTTCCGCCGCTGCGCCATGACCTGCCGAAGTGGAAAACCGCGATGGTGATCATGCTCGCCCTGGCGATCATTTTTCCGCTGGTGGGTGCCTCGTTGATCCTGGTGTGGGCATTGGACCGCCTGGTGCTTTCACGCTTTTTTGCGCAACGTGAATCCGCCTCAGGTTCTGCATGA
- a CDS encoding TonB-dependent copper receptor, with protein MSRFSADTRLGCTPVFAVLCGALLAPVAHADENELSPTVITAIAPSSPLTVITNPKDPRQPVPASDGGDYLKTIPGFALVRNGGTNGDPVLRGMFGSRLNILTNGSMMLGACPGRMDAPTSYISPETYDKLTVIKGPQTVLWGPGASAGTVLFEREPEQFGELGTRLNASVLAGSNGRFDKVIDAAAGGPLGYVRVIGNQAHADDYKDGNNDTVASRYDKWNGDVAVGFTPDADTLLELTAGRGDGEARYAGRGMDGSQFLRESLGLRFEKSNIGDVLDKVEAQVYYNYADHVMDNYSLRTPSGTGMMAGPMASNVDRRTLGARIKATWRWADVQLISGLDAQTNEHRQRSSMGIDTYKDLPRVKDANFHNYGVFGELTWYAADRERLITGARLDRASAKDFRQSTGSGMMTRPNPTADNTRADTLPSGFVRYEHDLADSPTTLYAGLGHSERFPDYWELFSPNTGASGSVNAFDGVKPEKTTQLDFGAQYKAEDLEAWASGYVGRVQDFILFDYRPGMMGTTSQARNVDARIMGGELGAAYKLTRHWKTDATLAYAWGKNSSDGKALPQMPPLDARLGLTYSEDDWSAGALWRVVAAQNRIDPNKGNVVGKDFDKSGGFGVFSLNAAYRINKHFKVSTGVDNLFGKAYAEHLNLAGNAGFGYPASDPQAIKEPGRTLWTKVDMSF; from the coding sequence ATGTCCAGGTTTTCTGCTGACACCCGTTTGGGATGTACTCCCGTGTTCGCCGTTCTGTGCGGCGCACTGCTGGCCCCGGTAGCTCACGCCGACGAAAATGAACTGAGCCCCACCGTCATCACGGCGATCGCCCCCAGCTCACCGCTGACCGTGATCACCAACCCGAAAGACCCGCGCCAACCGGTGCCTGCCAGCGATGGCGGCGACTACCTCAAGACCATCCCCGGCTTCGCCCTGGTGCGCAACGGCGGCACCAATGGCGACCCGGTGCTGCGTGGCATGTTTGGCTCGCGCCTGAACATCCTCACCAACGGCAGCATGATGCTCGGCGCCTGCCCCGGCCGCATGGACGCGCCCACTTCGTACATCTCACCGGAAACCTACGACAAGCTCACCGTCATCAAAGGCCCGCAGACCGTGCTCTGGGGCCCTGGAGCGTCGGCTGGCACCGTGCTGTTCGAGCGTGAGCCTGAGCAATTCGGCGAGCTGGGCACGCGACTCAACGCCAGCGTGCTGGCCGGTTCCAACGGGCGCTTTGACAAAGTCATCGACGCGGCGGCCGGTGGCCCACTGGGCTATGTACGGGTGATCGGCAACCAGGCCCATGCCGATGACTACAAGGACGGCAACAACGACACCGTCGCCTCGCGCTACGACAAATGGAACGGCGACGTCGCTGTCGGTTTCACCCCCGACGCCGACACCCTGCTGGAACTCACTGCCGGCCGGGGCGATGGCGAAGCGCGCTACGCCGGACGCGGCATGGATGGCTCGCAATTCCTGCGGGAAAGCCTGGGGCTGCGTTTCGAAAAATCCAATATCGGCGACGTGCTGGATAAGGTCGAAGCCCAGGTCTACTACAACTACGCCGACCACGTGATGGACAACTACAGTCTGCGCACGCCCTCCGGCACCGGGATGATGGCCGGGCCGATGGCGTCCAACGTTGATCGCCGCACCCTCGGCGCGCGGATCAAGGCCACCTGGCGCTGGGCCGATGTGCAGTTGATCAGCGGCCTGGATGCGCAGACCAACGAACATCGCCAGCGCAGCAGCATGGGCATCGACACCTACAAGGACCTGCCACGGGTCAAGGACGCCAACTTCCATAACTACGGCGTGTTCGGCGAACTCACCTGGTACGCCGCCGACCGCGAGCGGCTGATCACCGGTGCGCGTCTGGACCGCGCCTCGGCCAAGGACTTCCGGCAAAGCACCGGCTCCGGCATGATGACGCGGCCCAACCCGACCGCCGACAACACTCGCGCCGACACCTTGCCTTCCGGCTTCGTGCGCTATGAACACGACCTGGCCGACAGCCCCACCACCCTCTATGCAGGCCTGGGCCACTCGGAGCGTTTCCCCGATTACTGGGAGCTGTTTTCGCCCAACACCGGCGCGAGCGGTTCAGTGAATGCCTTCGACGGCGTGAAGCCAGAGAAGACCACCCAACTCGATTTCGGCGCGCAATACAAAGCTGAAGACCTTGAAGCCTGGGCTTCGGGTTACGTCGGTCGGGTGCAGGACTTCATCCTGTTCGACTACCGCCCCGGCATGATGGGCACCACCTCCCAGGCCCGTAACGTCGACGCGCGCATCATGGGCGGCGAATTGGGCGCGGCGTACAAACTGACGCGCCACTGGAAAACCGACGCCACCCTCGCCTACGCCTGGGGCAAGAACAGCAGCGACGGCAAGGCGCTGCCACAAATGCCGCCACTGGATGCACGCCTGGGCCTCACCTACAGCGAAGATGACTGGAGTGCCGGCGCGCTGTGGCGTGTGGTCGCCGCACAAAACCGCATCGACCCGAACAAGGGCAACGTGGTCGGCAAGGACTTCGATAAGAGCGGCGGTTTTGGCGTGTTCTCGCTGAACGCGGCGTATCGCATCAACAAACACTTCAAGGTCAGCACCGGCGTCGACAACCTGTTCGGCAAGGCCTACGCCGAGCACTTGAACCTGGCCGGCAACGCCGGGTTCGGCTACCCGGCCAGTGACCCGCAGGCCATCAAGGAGCCGGGGCGCACGCTCTGGACCAAAGTCGATATGAGCTTCTAA
- a CDS encoding DUF2946 domain-containing protein, which yields MGAPRARLSPHARVRRGGWISLFAMLMIFIGPLISQAMPMDHHAGMSMDMPMDHGDSHHPKAPDEHHALWSKCGYCDLLYSCPALPGGVSTFTLSSPPPANALTPATRLGHARQSIFPGARSRAPPIVS from the coding sequence ATGGGCGCCCCTCGCGCCAGGCTCTCCCCGCACGCCCGCGTAAGGCGCGGCGGTTGGATCAGCCTGTTTGCCATGCTGATGATCTTTATCGGTCCGCTGATTTCCCAAGCGATGCCGATGGATCATCACGCCGGTATGTCGATGGACATGCCGATGGACCACGGCGACTCCCATCATCCAAAAGCCCCTGACGAACACCACGCCCTCTGGTCCAAGTGCGGCTATTGCGACCTGCTCTACAGCTGCCCCGCCCTGCCCGGCGGCGTTTCAACCTTCACCCTGAGCAGTCCGCCACCCGCCAACGCCCTCACCCCCGCCACGCGCCTGGGCCATGCCCGGCAGAGCATCTTCCCCGGCGCCCGCAGCCGCGCGCCGCCCATCGTTTCGTAA
- a CDS encoding DUF2946 domain-containing protein: MARQRFAIAWIACLAVLFNAFAMPMASAMQQSQDPVQQLLWGSFCSSNGASLKTIALGQLEIPAPQQDDHSTMQHCWCCSGSAPLVALPGHVPQLYLTQFNTSQSLPPARLQSPTPRQQWPSLNPRASPTV; encoded by the coding sequence ATGGCCCGTCAACGCTTTGCAATCGCCTGGATCGCCTGCCTCGCAGTGCTGTTCAACGCCTTTGCCATGCCGATGGCCAGCGCGATGCAACAGTCCCAGGACCCGGTGCAGCAGTTGCTGTGGGGCAGTTTCTGTTCCTCAAATGGTGCGAGCCTGAAGACCATCGCCCTGGGCCAGCTGGAGATTCCGGCGCCGCAGCAGGACGATCATTCCACCATGCAACATTGCTGGTGTTGCTCGGGCTCGGCGCCATTGGTGGCGTTGCCGGGGCATGTGCCGCAGTTGTACCTCACGCAATTCAATACCTCGCAGAGCCTGCCGCCGGCCCGGCTGCAAAGCCCCACCCCGCGCCAGCAATGGCCAAGCCTCAACCCCCGCGCCTCTCCAACGGTCTGA
- a CDS encoding addiction module antidote protein: MTQFKDFDIAEHLKTPEDMAEYLEASFEEDSGDGLLIRSALNNIARAQGMTQIARDAGLGRESLYKALSATGNPEFATIMKVMKALGLKFHATAIR; the protein is encoded by the coding sequence ATGACTCAATTTAAAGACTTCGACATAGCTGAGCACCTCAAGACTCCCGAGGACATGGCCGAGTACCTTGAAGCCTCTTTCGAAGAGGACTCCGGCGACGGCTTGCTGATTCGATCAGCCCTGAACAACATCGCCCGCGCCCAGGGCATGACCCAAATCGCCCGCGACGCCGGCCTCGGCCGCGAAAGCCTGTACAAAGCCCTCTCCGCCACTGGTAATCCCGAATTCGCGACTATCATGAAAGTCATGAAAGCGTTGGGCCTCAAGTTTCACGCCACCGCTATCCGATAG
- a CDS encoding type II toxin-antitoxin system RelE/ParE family toxin: MIRFKRSDEFQEWLDSSRSRPARGRVLTRLDNATRGNFGDCAPVGNGVSEMRIHYGPGYRVYFTRVDEVVYLLLIGGDKSTQKRDIQRAKEIADEFGIRNDS, from the coding sequence ATGATTCGATTCAAGAGATCCGACGAGTTTCAAGAGTGGCTTGATTCGTCACGCAGCAGGCCAGCCCGCGGTCGTGTGTTGACAAGATTGGATAACGCAACGAGGGGTAACTTCGGAGACTGTGCACCCGTAGGAAATGGCGTATCAGAAATGCGCATCCACTATGGCCCTGGATACCGGGTTTACTTCACACGCGTTGATGAGGTGGTTTACCTGCTGTTGATAGGTGGCGATAAATCCACGCAAAAACGCGACATCCAGCGCGCTAAAGAAATAGCCGATGAATTTGGAATAAGGAATGACTCATGA
- a CDS encoding cobalt-precorrin-6A reductase, whose amino-acid sequence MKRILLLGGVTEALAIARTLGPEHIYSLAGVGRVPTDLICRVRVGGYGGPEGLAQFVRDEGICLILDATHPYAAQISRNAAEAAQLSGVPCWALRRPAWQPQAGDDWREVSDWAALIEALKPFKRPLFTLGREPLQHLDEIPPEQFWTLRALDVYPGNERCEVIGARGPFLIEDEWVLFERRGIDVLISKNSGSTATEPKLEVARELGVPVLVLKRPVLAQVDREFTTVPEVLQAINTL is encoded by the coding sequence ATGAAGCGCATCCTGTTGTTGGGCGGTGTGACTGAAGCGTTGGCCATTGCCCGTACGTTGGGCCCGGAACATATCTACAGTTTGGCCGGTGTGGGCCGAGTGCCGACTGACCTGATATGCCGAGTGCGGGTGGGTGGTTACGGCGGGCCCGAAGGCTTGGCGCAGTTTGTTCGGGATGAGGGGATTTGCCTGATTCTCGACGCAACCCATCCGTATGCAGCACAAATCAGCCGCAATGCGGCCGAGGCCGCGCAGTTGAGCGGCGTCCCCTGCTGGGCCTTACGCCGCCCGGCGTGGCAGCCGCAGGCGGGAGATGATTGGCGCGAGGTCAGTGATTGGGCCGCGTTGATTGAAGCGCTCAAACCCTTCAAGCGTCCGCTGTTCACGCTTGGCCGCGAGCCGTTGCAGCACCTTGATGAGATCCCGCCGGAGCAGTTCTGGACGTTGCGCGCGCTGGATGTGTACCCGGGCAATGAGCGCTGCGAAGTGATTGGCGCGCGGGGGCCGTTTTTGATCGAGGATGAGTGGGTGTTGTTTGAGCGGCGTGGGATTGATGTGCTGATCAGCAAAAACAGCGGCAGCACGGCGACGGAGCCGAAGCTGGAAGTGGCAAGGGAGTTGGGGGTGCCGGTGTTGGTGTTGAAGCGGCCCGTTCTGGCTCAGGTAGATAGAGAATTTACCACCGTGCCTGAGGTACTACAGGCAATCAACACTCTCTAA